A portion of the Benincasa hispida cultivar B227 unplaced genomic scaffold, ASM972705v1 Contig533, whole genome shotgun sequence genome contains these proteins:
- the LOC120069648 gene encoding 1-aminocyclopropane-1-carboxylate oxidase homolog 1-like isoform X2: MANLTPFSKLDETFDRASELKSFDETKAGVKGLVDSGMTEIPGIFYCPPKEGSNSVPNETHLGVPVVDLEDIHKDPLKRREAMEKIREASETWGFFQVLNHGVPVSVQEEIINGTRRFFEQDTEVKKQYYTRDDTKPFVYNCNFDLFSAPVTNWRDTFSTQMTPNSPNPQDLPQVCRDILIEYSAQMEKVGQLIFGLLSEALGLKSTHLLELDCNEGHAIMCHYYPPCPQPTLIIGTTEHSDSGFITVLLQGHIGGLQVLHHNKWVDILPVPGALTVNVGSLLQIFELSAYSGGQL, encoded by the exons ATGGCCAACCTCACACCTTTCTCTAAACTTGATGAAACCTTCGACAGAGCTTCGGAACTGAAAAGCTTCGACGAAACTAAGGCCGGCGTGAAAGGGCTTGTGGACTCCGGCATGACCGAGATCCCAGGAATATTCTACTGCCCACCCAAAGAAGGTTCCAATTCCGTTCCCAATGAAACCCATTTGGGTGTTCCGGTGGTGGATTTGGAAGATATCCATAAAGATCCACTGAAACGCAGAGAAGCGATGGAGAAAATCCGAGAAGCTTCGGAAACGTGGGGTTTTTTCCAGGTGCTTAACCATGGGGTTCCGGTGAGTGTTCAGGAGGAGATCATAAATGGGACGCGTAGATTTTTCGAACAGGACACTGAAGTGAAGAAACAATATTATACAAGAGACGACACTAAGCCTTTCGTTTACAATTGCAATTTTGATTTGTTTAGCGCACCTGTAACTAATTGGAGAGACACGTTCTCCACTCAAATGACCCCAAATTCTCCCAACCCACAAGACTTGCCTCAAGTTTGCAG GGACATCTTAATTGAATATTCAGCACAAATGGAGAAGGTTGGACAATTGATATTTGGGCTACTTTCGGAGGCCCTTGGTTTGAAATCGACCCATCTCCTAGAATTGGATTGCAATGAAGGACATGCCATTATGTGCCACTATTATCCACCGTGTCCTCAGCCGACACTCATCATCGGTACCACCGAGCACTCTGACAGTGGCTTCATCACCGTGCTGCTACAGGGCCATATCGGAGGTCTTCAGGTGCTTCATCACAATAAATGGGTGGATATTCTGCCAGTTCCCGGAGCCTTGACCGTCAATGTCGGTAGCTTATTGCAG ATTTTTGAGCTCAGTGCATACAGTGGTGGCCAATTGTGA
- the LOC120069648 gene encoding 1-aminocyclopropane-1-carboxylate oxidase homolog 1-like isoform X1: MANLTPFSKLDETFDRASELKSFDETKAGVKGLVDSGMTEIPGIFYCPPKEGSNSVPNETHLGVPVVDLEDIHKDPLKRREAMEKIREASETWGFFQVLNHGVPVSVQEEIINGTRRFFEQDTEVKKQYYTRDDTKPFVYNCNFDLFSAPVTNWRDTFSTQMTPNSPNPQDLPQVCRDILIEYSAQMEKVGQLIFGLLSEALGLKSTHLLELDCNEGHAIMCHYYPPCPQPTLIIGTTEHSDSGFITVLLQGHIGGLQVLHHNKWVDILPVPGALTVNVGSLLQLISNDRFLSSVHTVVANCEGPRVSVATSFTTGTIPIKQLLSEQNPPRYRQITIKEYRLYFIQKGLDGTDALTHFRL, translated from the exons ATGGCCAACCTCACACCTTTCTCTAAACTTGATGAAACCTTCGACAGAGCTTCGGAACTGAAAAGCTTCGACGAAACTAAGGCCGGCGTGAAAGGGCTTGTGGACTCCGGCATGACCGAGATCCCAGGAATATTCTACTGCCCACCCAAAGAAGGTTCCAATTCCGTTCCCAATGAAACCCATTTGGGTGTTCCGGTGGTGGATTTGGAAGATATCCATAAAGATCCACTGAAACGCAGAGAAGCGATGGAGAAAATCCGAGAAGCTTCGGAAACGTGGGGTTTTTTCCAGGTGCTTAACCATGGGGTTCCGGTGAGTGTTCAGGAGGAGATCATAAATGGGACGCGTAGATTTTTCGAACAGGACACTGAAGTGAAGAAACAATATTATACAAGAGACGACACTAAGCCTTTCGTTTACAATTGCAATTTTGATTTGTTTAGCGCACCTGTAACTAATTGGAGAGACACGTTCTCCACTCAAATGACCCCAAATTCTCCCAACCCACAAGACTTGCCTCAAGTTTGCAG GGACATCTTAATTGAATATTCAGCACAAATGGAGAAGGTTGGACAATTGATATTTGGGCTACTTTCGGAGGCCCTTGGTTTGAAATCGACCCATCTCCTAGAATTGGATTGCAATGAAGGACATGCCATTATGTGCCACTATTATCCACCGTGTCCTCAGCCGACACTCATCATCGGTACCACCGAGCACTCTGACAGTGGCTTCATCACCGTGCTGCTACAGGGCCATATCGGAGGTCTTCAGGTGCTTCATCACAATAAATGGGTGGATATTCTGCCAGTTCCCGGAGCCTTGACCGTCAATGTCGGTAGCTTATT GCAGCTGATTTCAAATGACAGATTTTTGAGCTCAGTGCATACAGTGGTGGCCAATTGTGAGGGTCCAAGAGTATCGGTGGCAACTTCCTTCACTACTGGTACTATACCCATCAAACAATTGTTGTCTGAACAAAATCCTCCCAGGTATAGACAAATCACTATTAAAGAATACCGCCTCTACTTTATACAGAAAGGGTTGGATGGAACAGATGCTCTTACACATTTTAGGCTTTGA